The sequence TCTCCTAACAGTACTTATTACAAGTATACGAATCCGAACTGCCCGGCAGATATTGATGATGAGCTTAAAGAAAAGATTGAAACTGCTGCCCGGGAAGCTTATGAGCTGATGAACTGCCGTGATTATGCGAGGATAGATATTCGTCTTAGCAAAAGCGGTGTTCCGTATGTAATTGAGGTTAATCCGAATCCGGATCTCTCACAGGATGCCGGGTTTGCAAGAGCTGCAAGAGCCAAAGGTCTTTCGTATCCGGAATTGTTATACAGCATAGTCAGCCTGGCATTGGAAAGGAAGGAACATGATACGAAAACTGAAGCCTGAGGACAGGGATACAATAGAGGAAATGCTGCGGCGTATAGAGCAGTTTAATCCGCAGGAGGTAGAAGTTGCCATGGAACTGGTGGATGTGGCTATACTGAGGCCCCTGCAGGAGGATTATCTCATTTATGTTTACGAGCTGGATGGAAAAGTAAACGGCTATCATTGCACCGGAAGAAGACCTCTAACTGATGGAGTTTTTGACCTTTACTGGATTGTGGTGGATCCATCCATCCAGTCGAAAGGAATAGGGCGTCAGCTGTTGAAGCATGCCGAGGGCATTGTTTCAGAGAACAAAGGCAGGTGGCTTCTGGCTGAGACCTCCTCAAAAGAGAGTTATCTGGCTACAAGGAGTTTTTACATGAAAAACGGCTATTCCGTTGTGGCAGAAATAAAGGATTTTTATTCGTTAAAAGATAACCTGGTAATCTTTGGTAAGTACTTTCAATAATTTAAAGGGTTAATTAAATGGAACTATGGCAACAAATGCTTAGAGACAGTGTCCACACCGTGGATGAGCTCGTCGATAAATTTCAAATCGATAGAGCAACTGCCGAACAAATAGACCAGTTTTTTCAGGCCCGAATCAATCCTTATTACATGAGTCTGATAAAGTATCCTGGAGACCCGATCTGGAAGCAATGCGTTCCCGACAGGGTTGAACTGGAAGACTTCGATGCCTTTGAGGACCCGCTTAATGAAGATGCTATGAGCCCTGTTCCAAACATTACCCACCGCTACCCTGACCGCGTACTGTTTCTTGTGACAAGCCAGTGCGGAATGTATTGCAGATTCTGCACAAGAAAAAGAAAAGTTGGTAATTCCGACAAGATTTCCATGAAAGGGCTGGAATCGGCCTTCAAATATATCGAATCGCATACTGAGATCCGTGACGTCATCCTTTCGGGAGGCGATCCTCTGATGCTCACAGACTTAATGCTGGAGAAAATACTTGCACGCC comes from Ignavibacteria bacterium and encodes:
- a CDS encoding GNAT family N-acetyltransferase, giving the protein MIRKLKPEDRDTIEEMLRRIEQFNPQEVEVAMELVDVAILRPLQEDYLIYVYELDGKVNGYHCTGRRPLTDGVFDLYWIVVDPSIQSKGIGRQLLKHAEGIVSENKGRWLLAETSSKESYLATRSFYMKNGYSVVAEIKDFYSLKDNLVIFGKYFQ